The Herpetosiphon gulosus nucleotide sequence ACCCGCGCACCGCTCAATTTGCCGCTAGCTTGAGCCTCAGCCACAAGCGCATCAAGCTGTTGTTTGTGCATATTTAAGTGGCGCGTCGCCTCATAGTCGTTCTGCTCACGCGCTTCCTTCAAGCAATCATACAGGGCACGAGCGACGGCATACTTAATTCCATCGACATACATATGATGCAAATATTCGCCCGGTCGCACGTAGCAGTCGGGTGTATGATCATTGCGGGCTTTCATTTCGTCATACGAACGCGCATCGAGTAAAAATCGCATGCCTCACATCCCTTCGTTTACTGCGCTTGCAGCAAGCGTTGCTAAATTCTCAAAATCATCTAATTGATTATAGGGGGCAAAAATCACCCCATGCAAGCACGACTTTGGGGGGAAATGGTTAAAGTACCTTAATCCCCTCTGCTTGGCCTACTATCGCCGATGACCATAACAGGCCAATACTGCTAATTGTGGGTGGGGGTTTTACGCCAACCAACGACTCGCCGCAATATGCTATCGTATAGTCATTATTGTACTACTACATCATATCGTAATTATTCACGATTCTTTAACCACAAGACCATGAGTTGCTAAAGAACTCGTGTAGGATGAGCAAGGAGCGCCAGTATGTTTAAATCAACGCCGCAGAGCGCACAAATTATGATTATTGAAGATAGCGCGACTGTGCGCGATATGCTTGCGCATATCATTCGCGACGATGGCTATCAGGTTGCAACCTACACAACTGCCGTGGATGGGTTAAAATACCTCCAGTCCAGCCAACCGCCGCGTCTGATTTTGCTTGATCGGGTCTTGCCGTATATGTCGTCGGAAGAATTTCTCGAGGCATTGCAAGCCGAGCCACGCCTCAGCGCGATTCCAGTTGTGATCATTTCAACCTATTTATATGACGAACCAGCGCCGCTACCGTACACGGTTGGCTACCTCGAAAAGCCAATCGCGATCGATGATTTGATGCGTGTGGTGCGTCGCTATTGTGATTAGGCTGCGGCCAACGTGCCGCTTATGGTTTGGAGTGTGGCGATGTATACACCTGAAACCGACCGCACGCCGCTTTCAATGCTAATCCATTCCCTCGGGCATGTGCTTGGCGATGTGATTGTGGCGCAAGATGGGGTGTCAGCGTTTGAGCTTGAAGAAGATGTGCGCCAACGCACCAAGCAACGCCGAAGCGATGGAACACTGCAAGAGACTCAAACCCTGACTGAGTTGATTAGTCAATTACCAGTTGCCCAACTTATGGGGCTGATCAAGGCTTTTACGCATTATTTTGGTTTGGTCAATTTGGCCGAAAGTGTTGAACGCTTGCGGGTGCTAGCCGAGCGCGACCGCCAAAATGGCGATGCACCACGCTCTGAATCGGTCGAACTGGCGTTGCAAGAGTTGCGTGATCGCGGCATTACTGCCCAGCAAGTGCAAGATTTGCTAGATCATGCCGAGATTCGGCCAGTGTTTACCGCCCACCCGACCGAGGCCAAACGCCGAACAACGCTCAAAAAACATCATCGGATTGCCGAGGCGGCACGCCAATTAACTGCTGATACAACCTTTCAACGTCAACGCGAACGCTTGCTCGAATCAATTCGTGAGGAAGTTATCTCGCTGTGGCAAAGCGATGAAGTGCGGATTATCAAGCCAACCGTGATCGACGAGGTAAAGAATAATCTCTACTACTTTGAAGAATCGCTGTTTGATATGATTCCGCAACTCTACCGTGATACTGAGGACTCGTTGCGCCGAATTTACCCTGAGCACGAATGGCGCGTGCCAGCCTTCTTGCGCTTTGGCTCGTGGGTTGGCGGCGATCGCGATGGTAATCCCTTTGTGATTCCTTCGGTCACGGTTGAAACGCTTAAATTGTTGATGGGCCGTTCGTTGCGTGAGCATATTCATTCAGTTGAGCGCTTGAGCCATCGGCTAAGCCAATCGTCGCGCCAAGTGCCGATTAGCGAAGAATTAGCTCAATCGTTAATCCACGATGCGCCGTTGTTCCCTGAATTGGCCCAAGTGCTGGAGCGGCGCAATCCGCATGAGCCATATCGCCAAAAATGCTCCTATATTCACGCCAAATTGCATGCTACCTTGGCCTATGTTGAGCGCTACGAGCCAGATTGGGCACGTGGCGGTCATCGCCCAGCTGAGGGCATTTGGTATGCCAATGCCAACCAATATCTCGCCGATTTGGCGACCATGGAATATAGCTTGCGCACCAATGGCGCGGCCTCGGTGGCCGATGGCTTTTTGCGCGATATTCAATGCTCAGCCAAAGTCTTTGGTTTGCACACCGCCACGCTGGATATTCGCCAACATAGCAGCCGCCACACCAACGCCCTGAGCGAAATTTTTGAATATGCAGGCATCTGCGACGATTACGCTAGCCTAAGCCAAGCCGAACGTACCGTTGTTTTGGAGCGCGAGCTAGCCAATAATCGTCCGTTGATCCCAACCCATCTCTACTACAGCCCCGAAACAGTTGAGATCATCGAAACCTTCCGCACAATTCGCGCGGTACTTTCCGATTTGAATGCTGAGGCCATCGAAACCTACATCATTTCGATGACTGAAGGCCCAAGCGATATTTTGGCGGTGCTGTTGCTAGCCCGCGAGGCCGGTATTTATCAGCCAGGCGAGCATAGCTGGCTGAATATTGTGCCATTATTTGAAACCGGAGCCGACCTGATCGCCGCGCCGGAGATTATGCATACGCTGCTTTCGAGCGAAGCCTATCGCCAACATTTGGTGCTGCGCAACGATGTCCAAGAAATTATGTTGGGCTATAGCGATTCCAACAAAGATGGTGGTTTTGCCGATGCTCACTGGGCCTTGTATTTAGCCCAAGTGGCCTTGGCTGAAACCTGTTTCCGCCATCGCGTGGCCATGCGTTTGTTCCATGGTCGTGGCGGAGCGGTTGGCCGTGGCGGCGGGCCGGCCAATCGGGCGATTTTGGGCCAACCACCAGGCACAGTCGGCGGGCGAATCAAAATCACTGAACAAGGCGAAGTGATTAGCGATCGCTATGCCGAGCCAGAAACGGCCTATCGCCATCAAGAACAGATTATCAACGCCGTATTACGCTCATCATTGGGCGTGAGCATCGCCCATATCAGCCAAGAATGGCACGACGCGATGAGCAGCCTAGCCCAAGTATCGCGCAAAGTCTATCGTGGCTTGGTCTACGATCATCCACACTTCTTGGAATACTTTCGCAATGCGACACCAATTACCGAAATTAGCCGCTTGAACATTGGCTCACGCCCAGCCAGCCGCAAAGCCAGCGACCGCATCGAAGATTTACGGGCGATACCGTGGGTCTTTAGTTGGATGCAAAGTCGGCATACCTTGCCTGGTTGGTACGGCTTGGGCAGCGCCTTGGAGCACTTAATTCAAGCCGATGCCAATGGCTTGACCACCTTGCAAGGAATGTACAACGATTGGCCATTTTTCCGCACCATGCTTGATAATGCCCAAATGATTTTATCCAAGGCCGATATGGATATTGCGGCGCAATATGCTCTGCTTGTGCCCGACCAAGCCTTAGCCAACGAAATCTTTGGCTTGATCAAAACTGAATACACTCGCACCGTTAAATGGATTTGCGAGGTAGCTCAAATTAGCGAGCTGTTGGATACCAGTCCAATTTTGAAGCACTCGATCAAGCAGCGCAACCCCTATGTTGACCCATTAAGTTTCGTGCAAATCGAATTGCTACGGCGTTTACGTACCGATCCCGATGGGCTTGAACATAGCAATCTTGAGGATGCAATTCTGCTCAGCATCAATGGGATTGCCGCAGGCTTGAAAAATACTGGTTAGAAGTCAGGGGCCAGGGATCAGGAATTGAAACACGCGAAGATCACCAAGAGGAATTTTAACCCAGAGTCGCAGAGTGTGGAATGGCTAAAGGATCTCGGCTATCGGAACGTTTTATGCGATTTCAAACAATCTCCGATAGCCAAACGCCAACAGCCCCGTTCTTCGTGTCCTTCGTGGTTAAAAAAGCTCGGGGTCTTCTGCCTTCATCCCTCGTCGCCCCAAGCTTGTATGGTAAGATAAGGCAAGATTTGATTTTACTTCACGGAGGACAACGATGTCGGACCATAAGGTGTACTATAACTACATTGGCGGCGAGTGGGTGCCAGCGCGTTCGGGCAAGACCTACGAGAACCGCAACCCCGCCGATACCCGCGATGTGATTGGCATCTTCCCCGACTCTGGTGCTGAGGATATTGCCGATGCGGTTGCTGCGGCTAAAGAGGCCTATAATGCATGGCGACTTGTGCCAGCTCCCAAGCGTGGCGAGTTGCTGTATCGGGCTTCGCAAATTCTTCAAGAACGCAAAGAGCAATATGCCAACGATATGACCCGTGAAATGGGCAAGGTTTTGGCCGAAACCCGTGGCGATGTGCAAGAAGCGATCGACATGGGCTATTTTATGGCTGGCGAAGGTCGGCGTTTGTATGGCGTAACCACGCCCTCGGAATTGCCCAATAAATTCCAGATGAGCGTGCGCCAACCCTTGGGCGTGTGTGGCTTGATTACGCCATGGAACTTCCCAATGGCCATCCCATCGTGGAAGATCTTTCCAGCCTTGATTTGTGGTAATACCGTGGTGATCAAGCCTGCCGAAGATACCCCGCTCTCAACCTACAACTTTGTGCAAGCTTTGGTTGATGCTGGCCTACCCAAAGGTGTGGTCAATATTGTTTCAGGCCATGGCCCAACTGCAGGCGAGCCATTGGTGCAACATCCCGATGTTAAAGTGATTTCGTTCACTGGCTCAACCGAAGTTGGTCGCCATGTTTCAACCTTGTGTGCTCAACAGGGCAAGCATGTGTCGCTCGAAATGGGTGGCAAAAACCCCATGATCATCATGGACGATGCTGATCTTGATTTGGTGTTGGCGGGCGCGGTTTGGGGTGCGTTTGGCACAACTGGACAACGCTGTACCGCGACCTCACGGATTATTGCCCATCGGGCGATTGTTGATGAACTGACCAGCCGCATCCAAGCCGAAGCCAAAACCATTCAAGTGGGCAATGGTTTAGTCGACGGCATGCAAATGGGGCCATCAATTAATCAAGGCCAATTGAGCGTGGTTGAAAAATATGTCAAGATTGGCCGCGAAGAAGGCGCTGAATTAGTGCTAGGCGGCGAACGCTTGACTGATGGCGATTTAGGCCATGGTTTCTTCCATCAGCCAACCATTTTTGGCAATGTCAAACGTAATATGCGGATCGCTCAAGAGGAAATTTTCGGGCCAGTGGTTTCGATCATTCCGGTTGATAGCCTTGAAGAAGCGATTGATGTTGCCAACGATGTGCCTTATGGCTTGTCATCGTCGATTTACACCCGCAATGTCAACAATGCCTTCATTGCCATGCGCGATCTCTACACTGGGATTGTCTATGTCAATGCGCCAACCATTGGGGCCGAAATTCACCTGCCCTTCGGCGGCACCAAAGGCACTGGCAACGGCAAGCGCGAAGGCGGCACGCAGGTGCTCGATACTTACAGCGAATGGAAATCGTTGTATGTCGATTACAGTGGTGGCTTGCAACGCGCCCAAATCGATAACGCCGAATAACCATTATTTCAGCCGCGAGCCAGCCGTTGGGCTGGCTCTTGGTTGGGATACAAAAGCGCGTTAAGACTTTGTTTCTTGTCACTCCCCCCTCGTTCGAGTACAATACCAAAAAATTCTGGCACATTTCGTTGTCTCAATGAGCAGCGCTGCTCCAACCCCTTTGCAACGACACGAGAACACACACTTATGATCGCAACATCTTCACGACAGGTAGCCGTGCCACGCACACAACGTCGCCGCTTCACGGTTGAACATCTGGCCTATATTGGCCTTGGCTTGCTCTCGGTGCTGATGCACTTGTGGGCGCTTGGCGGTCGATCATTGCACCACGATGAAACGATTCATGCCTATTATTCGTGGTTGCTCTATCGCGGCGATGGCTATTTGCATGATCCATTGACCCACGGGCCGTTTTTGTATTATTGGACAGCCTTGCAATACTTTTTGTTTGGCGACAATGAGTTTACGGCACGTTTGGCCGCTGCGACCTTTGGGATTGCTCTAACCCTCACACCTTGGCTGTTACGCAAAAATATTGGGCGCGGCACGGCCTTGTTGATGGTGGGCTATCTGTTAATTTCACCAGTAACCTTGTATGTTGGGCGCTTTATTCGCCACGATATTTTTGCGGTTACCCAAGAAATTATCTGTCTGATTGCGATCATTCGTTATATTTCCACTCGCCATGTGCGCTGGATTTATATTTTCTTTGCCTCGTTTGCCTTGATGTTTGTGACGATTGAGACCTCATATCTCTTTACCCTGACCCTTGGCAGTTTTATTGTGCTGGTCACCTTGTGGCAAGTCAACCGCAAACTGTTGATTCTGTTTGGGGTCTATGGCTTGTTGGCAGTGGCCTGTCTCAAGGGCATCCCTGATCATCGTGGCCTCTTGGTTGCATCGAATGGCAACCCAGCCCCAGTGCTCGATGCCAATGGCCAAGAGCAATGGTTACCGCTGCCGTTGGTGACCGAAAGCCAAGCCTTGGTCGTGCGTAATCAAGGCGATGATCTGTTTTTCGATGACACCGCCAATGGTGGTTTCCGCCAAGGCTACTTCTCGAAATTGCGCGAAACGTTGTTTGGCATTAGCGCGGCTGAGGTGCAATCGAACCCGAGCCGCCTCTATCACCAAGTTAAAAATCAAACGCTCTATGGCAATAACGGCGTGTTTATGCACATGCCAATTACCGCCTTGACGCTGCTCACAGTGGTCTTTTTGATCGCGGTGATTGTGATTATTTGGTTTTACAAGGGCAAAGATCAAACCCAAACCATGTGGAAACGGGCAGTCAGCCACGCCCCAGAACGTAGTTTATTGCCAGCCTTGGATTCGCTTTGGAGCATTCATGGGGCACTGGCGGTCATTTTGGGTTTAGTAATTTACGCCGCCTTCTTCACCTCGTTTGGAGTGCATCCGGTTGGCGTGGTTTCGGGGATTGCTGGCTCGCTATTGTATTGGGTGGCGCAACACGATGTTGAGCGCGGCGGTCAGCCCAGCCATTATTATTTTGTGCAATTGCTAGTCTACGAGCCATTACTGCTCTTTGCTGGCTTTGCGGCCACCTTGGCAGGTATCGGCCACTTAGTATTGCAAATCAAACGCGGCGCTGCCTTGACGGCTCAGCGCATGGCTCCTGGCTTGTTGGCATGGTGGGCGGCTGGCTCATTTGCCTTGTATAGCTGGGCGGGCGAGAAAATGCCATGGATCACCTTGCACGTGGCAGTACCATTGATTTTTATTGCGGCTTGGGGCATTGGGCGGATCTTCGATTGGGGCTTTCAGCCAATTCAAAAAGCTTGGCTCAGCAGCAAAATGCCAACCCGCCGCGATGAATGGCTTGGGCTGTTCAGCTATTTGACGGTGGTCGGTTTGGTTGCGAGCTATGCACTCATGCAATTGGTACGCATGATTCGCATCCAACCCAACATTGCACCAACTGGCAGCCCCGCCACACCGATGTTCCTCGTAAGCATGATCTTAATTGTGCTGGCAATTACGGGCTTTTATAGCTTATTCCATGGCTGGCGGCGAGCGCTCACAGGGCTTACCTTGGCCTTAACCATTATGTGGAGTGCCTATTCATTCCGCTCTGCTTGGCGCTTGAACTACCAAAATGGCGATATTCCAGTGGAAATGCTGGTGTATGTGCAAAGTTCGCCCGATGTTGGCCGCGTGATGGACGATTTGCGCAAAATCTCGGTTGCCGAGACAGGCCGTATGGAATTGCCGATTATGTACGATAATGAGCAAATCTGGAAGTGGTATGTGCGCGAATATACCAAGGCGGTCGGCTTTTCTGGCTCGATGAATAGCCCAGCTAGCGCTGAAACAGCGGCAATTTTGATGATCGACAGCAATTGGTCAACCAACGAAGCCAATGTGCAAGGCTTCCTTGAAGGGCGCTTCCCATTGCGTTGGTGGTTCCCTGAAGGCCAGTTTTATCGCTTTGCCGAAGTGCCTAAGCTTGATGCCAATGGCCAAACCATGCGTGATAGCGATGGCGAGCAAGTGATGCAACCTGCACCATATGATCAAGATTCAACAATTGGGCGGGTGTTGCGCGACCCATTTGATGCTAAAACCCAAAATGAGCTTTGGCGCTACTTGCTGTTCCGTCAGCCGCCAGGCCAACTCTCATCGGTTGACTTTAAAGTCTATGTTCGCCCGCGCTATGCCCACGTGTTGGGCGTACAAGCTCAAAACGTGAATGGCCAATCGCAGGTGCGTTAGGCCCGGTCTGTGTTTCCACTTTGTAACGAGATGATTTGTTGCTTATGACCACACCTGACTTAACCAAAAAGCGTCTGCGTCGCGCTCAGCCAATCCAAGTGCGCCGTCGGCAGAGTTCATCATGGTTAGATCGTTCGATTGCATTTAGCTGGCTGAATAGCGAGCTGATCGGCTATGTTGTGTTGATTGCGCTAAGTGTGTTTATGCACTTGTGGCAATTGGGCAATATGGCCATGCACCACGATGAATCGATCCATGCCAAATATAGCTGGCAGTTTTATATGGGCAAGGGCGGTTTCCAATGTGGCCTGAACAGTGCCCAGTCGGATACCTACTGTTATAACCCGGTTTTTCATGGCCCAACCCTGTATCTCAGCACCTATCTGAGCTACTTTTTATTTGGGGCGAGCGATGCCACCGCCCGTTTGCCAATGGCAGTAGCGGGGATTGCCTTGGTCGCTTCGTGTTGGATGTTACGGCCCTTGATTGGCAAACGCGCTGCTTTGTTGAGCGCTGGCTTGATGGTGCTCTCACCAACCTTGCTCTACTTCACGCGCTTTGCTCGCCACGATGCCTTGGCAATTCTGTTCACCTTCTGGTTGATGGTCGGCTTGTTGCGCTTTTGGCAATCTGGCCGCAGTCGCTGGCTCAATTTGGCCATGGCTAGTTTGGCGCTGCTCTGGGCAACTCATGAGTTGGTCTTTATCATTGGCTTTATCATTATCAGCTTTTTGGCGCAACGTTGGCTCTGGGAAGTTTTAGGCTCGAAAAAATTCGTGATTGGCTCAGGTATTTTGATGGCCGTCACTGGGATTTTGATGATCTTCCAGCCACATGTCTCGCTGCCAACCGCCACCAATCAAACTGCCAATGAATTAAATTTTGGTGGAATCGGCTTGATTGGCTTTTCAACCTTGCTATTTGGGCAACTGATCAGCTTGCGTTGGAGTGAAGCGCCGCTGTTTCGTCAAGGTTTGCGCTATGTCAATAAATGGGTCTTTTGGCAAGCTTTCGCCTCGTTTGCCGTAACCTTTATTGTCTTATTCAGCACGTTCTTCACCTACCCACGCGGGATAGGTGATGGCCTATTTGCTGGAATTAGCTATTGGTTTGGCACGCAGCAAACCTATGCCCGTGGCGACCAGCCATGGTTCTACTATTTCATGCAATTGGGCATCTACGAATTATTGCCCGTTAGCCTGACCTTGGTGGGTTTAGGTGGTTGGCTGGCCAAAATTGGCTGGCGCAAGGCGGTTACCAATTCGAGCTTGTGGGATGAAACCAGCACTGAAACCACCAAACCTGCCGAGGCCGAGGCTGCTAGTGCTCAGCCCGCAGCCGAAGCTGAACCAGCAGTTGTCGCAATTGAGCCAATCGTCGATGGCATTCCGGTTGGTGAAAATCCAGTTGTGATTGCTGGCCAAACCTCATATATGGCCCAAGCTGAAGCCGAAGCCAATGCAACCAAACCTGGATTCGAAGAAACAGTGCCAGCAGTTTGGTTAGGATTTTTATTCTATTGGTTCCTGATGGCCTTGACCGTGTTTTCGTGGGCTGGCGAGAAAATGCCCTGGCTGACGATTCACATGACCTTGCCAGCAGTTTTGGCAGGAGCCTGGGCGCTCGATAAAATCGTTGAGCGCACCAATTGGGCCGAAACCAAGCGCACAATTGCATGGTTGGCAATTCCCTTGGGCAGCATCGCCTTTGCCCTGATTATTGCGATTATGGGGTCGATTGGTGCTTCAACCGGAGCCAGCCAACAGGTGATGACCACCCGCGTCAGTGGTTTCTTGCTGGTCGTGTTGTTGCTGATCGTTGGGGTGTTGCTGTGGATGTTGGCGCAACGGGCACGTTTGCGCATCATCACGGCTTTTGCCACATTAGGAATTTTGGCACTTTTAGGGATTTATAGCCTGCGCTCCAGTGTCGTCGCGGCTTATATTCAACCAGATGTGCCGGTGGAATTTTTGGTGTATACCCAAACTGCCCCTGATATGCCAGTGATTGTGCGTGAAGCTGAGCGTTTGGCAATTAGCCAAACCCGCAACAGTCGCTCAATCGAAGATCCAACTGGCGGCCATACCATGAAAATCCTGATTAGCTCAGGCGATGATTCAAGCCCAAGCCGTGAAGGTGGCCTGAATCAGCCGCTCGATTGGTATTTCCGCGATTGGACGAATATTCAGTGGGTGAGTAAGAGCCAAATCGCCACGCTCGACCAAACGATGCTCGATGCGCCAATGGCGATCTTCTCGAAATCGAATTTAGCTGCTGATACGACCCAACGGATGGAGCAAGCAGGCTATGTGCAGCTCTATGATACGTTTCATAACTGGTGGTTCCCTGAAACTAGCAGCGATGGCTTATCAAGTTATAAAGAAAAGCTGTATGATCCGGCCTATGGCTGCGATCCTGCACTCAAAGGCCAGCAAGATATCAATGGACGCTCGAAATTCAACTGTACCTTGGGCGGCGCATTCATTCTGACATGGCCTTTCCGTCCATCAAATTGGGTCACACTGCGCGAATATATGCTCTCGCGCGAGTTGCCCGACGCGGTTTCGTTGAGTGGTCGCGAGATTGTAGTCTTCGTCAAGCGCGATTTGGCTAGTTTGCCCGTTGGCGAGGGAGGTGCAGTTAGTGGTACAGGTAGCACGCTCAAACTGGTTTCCGAAGGCCAATTATTGGGCGATGAACCAGCCGAACCACGTGGCATTGCAACTGGCCCCGATGGCTCAGTCTATATCGCCGATGCACCAAATAATCGCATTTTGGTCTATCAAACCGACAGCCAAACCCGCATTATCAGCGGCACGAACACTGGCGCATTGCTCGAACCATCAGGCGTTGCAGTCGATGAACAGGGCTTTGTTTATGTTGCCGATACTTGGAATGCCCGGATTGCTAAGTTCAACCCGCA carries:
- a CDS encoding response regulator, encoding MFKSTPQSAQIMIIEDSATVRDMLAHIIRDDGYQVATYTTAVDGLKYLQSSQPPRLILLDRVLPYMSSEEFLEALQAEPRLSAIPVVIISTYLYDEPAPLPYTVGYLEKPIAIDDLMRVVRRYCD
- the ppc gene encoding phosphoenolpyruvate carboxylase, with protein sequence MYTPETDRTPLSMLIHSLGHVLGDVIVAQDGVSAFELEEDVRQRTKQRRSDGTLQETQTLTELISQLPVAQLMGLIKAFTHYFGLVNLAESVERLRVLAERDRQNGDAPRSESVELALQELRDRGITAQQVQDLLDHAEIRPVFTAHPTEAKRRTTLKKHHRIAEAARQLTADTTFQRQRERLLESIREEVISLWQSDEVRIIKPTVIDEVKNNLYYFEESLFDMIPQLYRDTEDSLRRIYPEHEWRVPAFLRFGSWVGGDRDGNPFVIPSVTVETLKLLMGRSLREHIHSVERLSHRLSQSSRQVPISEELAQSLIHDAPLFPELAQVLERRNPHEPYRQKCSYIHAKLHATLAYVERYEPDWARGGHRPAEGIWYANANQYLADLATMEYSLRTNGAASVADGFLRDIQCSAKVFGLHTATLDIRQHSSRHTNALSEIFEYAGICDDYASLSQAERTVVLERELANNRPLIPTHLYYSPETVEIIETFRTIRAVLSDLNAEAIETYIISMTEGPSDILAVLLLAREAGIYQPGEHSWLNIVPLFETGADLIAAPEIMHTLLSSEAYRQHLVLRNDVQEIMLGYSDSNKDGGFADAHWALYLAQVALAETCFRHRVAMRLFHGRGGAVGRGGGPANRAILGQPPGTVGGRIKITEQGEVISDRYAEPETAYRHQEQIINAVLRSSLGVSIAHISQEWHDAMSSLAQVSRKVYRGLVYDHPHFLEYFRNATPITEISRLNIGSRPASRKASDRIEDLRAIPWVFSWMQSRHTLPGWYGLGSALEHLIQADANGLTTLQGMYNDWPFFRTMLDNAQMILSKADMDIAAQYALLVPDQALANEIFGLIKTEYTRTVKWICEVAQISELLDTSPILKHSIKQRNPYVDPLSFVQIELLRRLRTDPDGLEHSNLEDAILLSINGIAAGLKNTG
- a CDS encoding aldehyde dehydrogenase family protein; the encoded protein is MSDHKVYYNYIGGEWVPARSGKTYENRNPADTRDVIGIFPDSGAEDIADAVAAAKEAYNAWRLVPAPKRGELLYRASQILQERKEQYANDMTREMGKVLAETRGDVQEAIDMGYFMAGEGRRLYGVTTPSELPNKFQMSVRQPLGVCGLITPWNFPMAIPSWKIFPALICGNTVVIKPAEDTPLSTYNFVQALVDAGLPKGVVNIVSGHGPTAGEPLVQHPDVKVISFTGSTEVGRHVSTLCAQQGKHVSLEMGGKNPMIIMDDADLDLVLAGAVWGAFGTTGQRCTATSRIIAHRAIVDELTSRIQAEAKTIQVGNGLVDGMQMGPSINQGQLSVVEKYVKIGREEGAELVLGGERLTDGDLGHGFFHQPTIFGNVKRNMRIAQEEIFGPVVSIIPVDSLEEAIDVANDVPYGLSSSIYTRNVNNAFIAMRDLYTGIVYVNAPTIGAEIHLPFGGTKGTGNGKREGGTQVLDTYSEWKSLYVDYSGGLQRAQIDNAE
- a CDS encoding flippase activity-associated protein Agl23, coding for MIATSSRQVAVPRTQRRRFTVEHLAYIGLGLLSVLMHLWALGGRSLHHDETIHAYYSWLLYRGDGYLHDPLTHGPFLYYWTALQYFLFGDNEFTARLAAATFGIALTLTPWLLRKNIGRGTALLMVGYLLISPVTLYVGRFIRHDIFAVTQEIICLIAIIRYISTRHVRWIYIFFASFALMFVTIETSYLFTLTLGSFIVLVTLWQVNRKLLILFGVYGLLAVACLKGIPDHRGLLVASNGNPAPVLDANGQEQWLPLPLVTESQALVVRNQGDDLFFDDTANGGFRQGYFSKLRETLFGISAAEVQSNPSRLYHQVKNQTLYGNNGVFMHMPITALTLLTVVFLIAVIVIIWFYKGKDQTQTMWKRAVSHAPERSLLPALDSLWSIHGALAVILGLVIYAAFFTSFGVHPVGVVSGIAGSLLYWVAQHDVERGGQPSHYYFVQLLVYEPLLLFAGFAATLAGIGHLVLQIKRGAALTAQRMAPGLLAWWAAGSFALYSWAGEKMPWITLHVAVPLIFIAAWGIGRIFDWGFQPIQKAWLSSKMPTRRDEWLGLFSYLTVVGLVASYALMQLVRMIRIQPNIAPTGSPATPMFLVSMILIVLAITGFYSLFHGWRRALTGLTLALTIMWSAYSFRSAWRLNYQNGDIPVEMLVYVQSSPDVGRVMDDLRKISVAETGRMELPIMYDNEQIWKWYVREYTKAVGFSGSMNSPASAETAAILMIDSNWSTNEANVQGFLEGRFPLRWWFPEGQFYRFAEVPKLDANGQTMRDSDGEQVMQPAPYDQDSTIGRVLRDPFDAKTQNELWRYLLFRQPPGQLSSVDFKVYVRPRYAHVLGVQAQNVNGQSQVR
- a CDS encoding flippase activity-associated protein Agl23, with product MTTPDLTKKRLRRAQPIQVRRRQSSSWLDRSIAFSWLNSELIGYVVLIALSVFMHLWQLGNMAMHHDESIHAKYSWQFYMGKGGFQCGLNSAQSDTYCYNPVFHGPTLYLSTYLSYFLFGASDATARLPMAVAGIALVASCWMLRPLIGKRAALLSAGLMVLSPTLLYFTRFARHDALAILFTFWLMVGLLRFWQSGRSRWLNLAMASLALLWATHELVFIIGFIIISFLAQRWLWEVLGSKKFVIGSGILMAVTGILMIFQPHVSLPTATNQTANELNFGGIGLIGFSTLLFGQLISLRWSEAPLFRQGLRYVNKWVFWQAFASFAVTFIVLFSTFFTYPRGIGDGLFAGISYWFGTQQTYARGDQPWFYYFMQLGIYELLPVSLTLVGLGGWLAKIGWRKAVTNSSLWDETSTETTKPAEAEAASAQPAAEAEPAVVAIEPIVDGIPVGENPVVIAGQTSYMAQAEAEANATKPGFEETVPAVWLGFLFYWFLMALTVFSWAGEKMPWLTIHMTLPAVLAGAWALDKIVERTNWAETKRTIAWLAIPLGSIAFALIIAIMGSIGASTGASQQVMTTRVSGFLLVVLLLIVGVLLWMLAQRARLRIITAFATLGILALLGIYSLRSSVVAAYIQPDVPVEFLVYTQTAPDMPVIVREAERLAISQTRNSRSIEDPTGGHTMKILISSGDDSSPSREGGLNQPLDWYFRDWTNIQWVSKSQIATLDQTMLDAPMAIFSKSNLAADTTQRMEQAGYVQLYDTFHNWWFPETSSDGLSSYKEKLYDPAYGCDPALKGQQDINGRSKFNCTLGGAFILTWPFRPSNWVTLREYMLSRELPDAVSLSGREIVVFVKRDLASLPVGEGGAVSGTGSTLKLVSEGQLLGDEPAEPRGIATGPDGSVYIADAPNNRILVYQTDSQTRIISGTNTGALLEPSGVAVDEQGFVYVADTWNARIAKFNPQGNFVTSWGSGSEELQPGSGKRLTRTGGTTEGNSANPLGFFGPRNLVVSGGRVYIADTGNKRVVVTDTDGNYLGQVGTAGAGIGQFNEPIGLGIANNNLYVGDTWNGRIQVFPLDANGVPQGIPSVQWPVAGWQTDTYLDPFIAVDSQGRVAAAIPSKNQVALYGATGQLLLVWGGQGNDDASTGQPSGMAFAPDGSVYVSEKANRRIQRWVLPKVR